Below is a window of Arthrobacter sp. SLBN-112 DNA.
TTGTCGCCCACGCTGACGGCGACGATTTCTTTCTGCGGCTGTACCCGGGTCTTGGCCAGGAAGGCCGGAACGTCGGCATTGAAGCCGGCAGAAGAATCTGCCGCCGCACCCCGGGACGTGCCGGCGCCCCAGAAGGACCCACTGTAACGGCCGGACCCGATGGAGCCCCCGCCTGCCCACGACTGCCGGGCGGTTCCTTCGCGCTTCCATTCCAGGAGCTCGGCGGGGATCTCCTCCAGGAACTGGCTGGCGGGGTTGTATTGGCTCTGCCCCCACATGCTGCGGACCTCGGAGCGGGTCACGTACAGCCGCTTGCGGGCACGGGTGAGACCCACATAGGCCAGCCGGCGTTCCTCTGCCAGTTCTTTGGGATCGGTGGCGGATCGCTGGTGCGGGAACAATCCGTGTTCCATGCCCGTGAGGAACACCACCGGGAATTCCAGGCCCTTGGCCGTGTGCAGGGTCATCAGCGTGACCACGCCGAGCCGCTTGGCCTCGGCCACCGCGGCATCGATGTCCGCACCGGGGGCGTCCGGGATCTGGTCGGCATCGGCCACCAGGGACACCTGCTCCAGGAACGCGGCCAGGCTGCCCTCAGGATTCTCCTGCTCGTATTCGCGGACCACGGCAACAAGTTCGGCCAGGTTTTCCACCCGGGATTCGTCCTGGGGATCGGTGCTGGAACGCAGGGAGGCCAGGTATCCGGTCTGTTCCAGGACAGCTTCGAGTGCTGCGGCGGCGCCGGACCCCGCAGCCACCTCGGCGAGGTCGTCCAGCATCTTCACAAAGCCCAGGACGGCGTTGACTGACCGGGTGGCCATGCCGGGTGCCTGGTCAGCCCGCCGGGCGGCAGCCATGAAGGACGTCCGCTCCCGCTCGGCCAAAGCCGCCACAGCGCCCTCGGCACGGTCACCGATGCCGCGTTTGGGCTCGTTCAGCACCCGTCGGAGGTTGACGTCGTCGTCCGGGTTCACCAGGACCCGCAAGTAGGCCAGGGCGTCCTTGATTTCCTTGCGTTCGTAGAAGCGCGTGCCGCCCACCACCTTGTAGGGCAGGCCCACGCGCACCAGGACGTCCTCAATGGAGCGGGACTGGGCGTTGGTGCGGTAGAAGATGGCGACGTCGCCCGGGCGCAGGTTGTCCTCGTCCTGCAGCCGATCGATCTCCTTGGCGATGAACTGCGCTTCGTCGTGCTCGTTCTCGCCCACGTAACCGATGATTTTGTGGCCTTCGCCCTCGGCCGTCCAGAGCCGCTT
It encodes the following:
- the pcrA gene encoding DNA helicase PcrA, giving the protein MLFDPYSDGPFKAAPSTTARTKSPSEGAVAAPGGGGGVRAGRAPEGHSRGHRPDAAALLEGLNPQQEEAVKHAGPALLIVAGAGSGKTRVLSNRIAYLIATGRAHHGEILAITFTNKAAAEMRERIEALVGGRAKIMWISTFHSSCVRILRQEAANVGLKSNFSIYDSADSLRLVTQVSKALDLDPKKFAPKAIQHKISALKNELIDADSFASAANYNDPFEHAVADVYKGYTQRLRQANAMDFDDLIAETVYMFRAFPALAESYRRRFRHVLVDEYQDTNHAQYALVREIVGEGPGASELTVVGDSDQSIYAFRGADIRNIVEFEKDYPEARTIKLEQNYRSTQNILSAANSVISRNPNRPEKRLWTAEGEGHKIIGYVGENEHDEAQFIAKEIDRLQDEDNLRPGDVAIFYRTNAQSRSIEDVLVRVGLPYKVVGGTRFYERKEIKDALAYLRVLVNPDDDVNLRRVLNEPKRGIGDRAEGAVAALAERERTSFMAAARRADQAPGMATRSVNAVLGFVKMLDDLAEVAAGSGAAAALEAVLEQTGYLASLRSSTDPQDESRVENLAELVAVVREYEQENPEGSLAAFLEQVSLVADADQIPDAPGADIDAAVAEAKRLGVVTLMTLHTAKGLEFPVVFLTGMEHGLFPHQRSATDPKELAEERRLAYVGLTRARKRLYVTRSEVRSMWGQSQYNPASQFLEEIPAELLEWKREGTARQSWAGGGSIGSGRYSGSFWGAGTSRGAAADSSAGFNADVPAFLAKTRVQPQKEIVAVSVGDKVNHTSFGNGTVLALEGAGDKTVAKVKFDVGEKRLLLRYAPLTKLDA